Proteins from a genomic interval of Halopseudomonas litoralis:
- a CDS encoding PadR family transcriptional regulator, whose product MSIQHALLTSLLEKPSSGYELANRFDHSIGYFWQATHQQIYRELARMADAGWLLAEHDATGTSRRKKTYHVLEAGRRELARWIAEPGDPGRSDQALLIKLRAEAVLGPLGASQELHRLIALHKTRLQMYRDIEQRDFPAADMDHAQKLRHAVLRMGIKTEENWLAWAKETLPLME is encoded by the coding sequence ATGTCAATCCAACATGCGCTGCTCACCTCCCTTCTGGAAAAACCCTCCTCCGGCTATGAGCTGGCCAACCGCTTTGATCATTCGATCGGCTATTTCTGGCAGGCAACCCACCAACAGATCTACCGTGAATTGGCACGCATGGCCGACGCCGGCTGGTTACTGGCAGAGCACGATGCCACCGGCACCAGTCGCAGGAAAAAGACCTACCATGTGTTGGAAGCCGGCCGCCGGGAACTAGCGCGCTGGATAGCAGAGCCTGGCGATCCAGGCCGAAGCGACCAGGCGCTGTTGATCAAACTGCGCGCCGAAGCCGTCCTCGGCCCACTGGGTGCCAGCCAGGAACTGCATCGCTTGATAGCACTGCACAAGACGCGCCTGCAGATGTACCGCGATATAGAGCAACGCGATTTTCCGGCTGCCGATATGGATCACGCGCAGAAGCTGCGTCATGCAGTGCTGCGCATGGGCATCAAGACCGAAGAGAACTGGCTGGCCTGGGCAAAGGAAACCCTGCCGCTGATGGAGTGA
- a CDS encoding NAD(P)H-dependent flavin oxidoreductase, with product MALPAILKDCLSIPVVGSPLFIISNPDLVIAQCKAGVVGSFPSLNARPIEVFEQWLQRITSELAEYNAQHPDQPAAPFAVNQIVHKSNDRLEQDLQLCVKYKVPIVITSLGAREDVNNAVHSYGGIVLHDVINNFYAKKAIEKGADGLIAVAAGAGGHAGTLSPFALIHEIREWFDGPLLLSGAISNGNAILAAQAAGADLAYVGSAFIATHEANADEAYKNMIVDSTASDILYSNLFTGVHGNYLTKSVINAGLDPAALPESDPSKMNFGSGGSTKAKAWRDIWGAGQGVGAVKQVVSAADLIKRLQSEYQAARERLTAL from the coding sequence ATGGCTTTGCCCGCTATTCTCAAGGACTGTTTATCCATTCCGGTGGTCGGTTCGCCGCTGTTCATCATCTCCAACCCCGATCTGGTCATCGCCCAGTGCAAGGCCGGGGTGGTGGGTTCTTTCCCTTCCTTGAATGCCCGGCCCATCGAGGTTTTCGAGCAATGGTTGCAACGCATTACCAGCGAGTTGGCCGAATACAACGCGCAGCATCCCGACCAGCCGGCGGCGCCCTTTGCCGTCAACCAGATAGTGCACAAGTCCAATGATCGACTGGAGCAGGATCTGCAGTTATGCGTCAAATACAAGGTGCCGATCGTCATTACCTCGTTGGGCGCTCGCGAGGATGTGAACAATGCGGTGCACTCCTACGGCGGTATCGTATTGCATGACGTGATCAACAACTTCTATGCGAAGAAGGCGATTGAAAAGGGTGCCGACGGGCTCATCGCCGTAGCCGCTGGCGCAGGTGGTCATGCCGGTACGCTGTCGCCATTTGCACTGATCCATGAGATCCGCGAATGGTTCGACGGGCCGCTGCTCTTGTCCGGCGCCATCTCCAACGGTAATGCCATCCTTGCAGCGCAGGCGGCTGGGGCGGACCTGGCTTACGTGGGCTCGGCATTCATCGCTACCCATGAGGCCAATGCCGATGAAGCCTACAAGAACATGATCGTCGACAGTACCGCTTCGGATATCCTGTACTCCAACCTGTTTACCGGCGTTCACGGTAACTACCTGACCAAGAGCGTTATCAACGCTGGTCTGGATCCGGCAGCGTTGCCTGAATCCGATCCCTCAAAGATGAACTTTGGTTCCGGCGGCAGTACCAAGGCCAAGGCCTGGCGGGATATCTGGGGGGCGGGGCAGGGTGTCGGCGCGGTGAAGCAGGTCGTGTCCGCAGCAGATCTGATCAAGCGTCTGCAGAGCGAGTATCAGGCCGCGCGCGAGCGTCTCACGGCTTTGTAA
- a CDS encoding nuclear transport factor 2 family protein, with the protein MQVQQLSSAAQHTLAAWHEILERNAMEELDPWLADDIVFRSPVAHTPYPGKAAIKLVLKTVNTVFENFTYYRSFVSEDGNSVVLEFSAEVNGRQLKGIDMLRFDAQGRILEFEVMVRPLNGLQALAEEMGKRMAPFAAVLKGGAAQDG; encoded by the coding sequence ATGCAAGTACAACAACTATCCTCTGCAGCTCAGCATACCTTGGCCGCCTGGCATGAGATTCTCGAGCGTAACGCCATGGAAGAGCTGGACCCCTGGCTGGCAGATGACATCGTATTCCGCTCACCGGTAGCGCATACGCCTTATCCTGGCAAAGCCGCGATCAAGCTGGTTCTCAAAACCGTCAATACGGTATTCGAAAATTTCACCTATTACCGCAGTTTCGTCAGTGAAGACGGCAACAGCGTGGTGCTGGAATTCAGTGCCGAGGTCAATGGCAGACAGCTCAAGGGTATCGACATGTTGCGCTTTGATGCCCAAGGCAGGATCCTGGAGTTCGAGGTCATGGTTCGCCCGCTCAATGGGTTGCAGGCATTGGCTGAGGAGATGGGTAAGCGGATGGCGCCCTTTGCTGCGGTGCTCAAGGGTGGGGCCGCTCAGGACGGTTGA